The DNA segment TGATTTATCTTCTTCCGATCCTTCGTAATGCGTTCCCATACAATCCTTTATCTATTCTATTACCTAAAACTTCAACCAAAAAAGCTTCGTTCACTCACACTTCATAAGTGATGCTAACCGGAGCATGATCTGAAATATCCCACTTTTTTTCTATTTCAGCCACTTTTGCTTTTTCGGCTAAGGCACTGGTTGCCAAATGATAATCAATTCTCCACCCTTTATTTCGATCTTTTGAGGCCGCCCGATAACTCCACCAGCTATATAAGTCTTCTTTCTCGGGGTGAAGTTGACGAAATACATCATGGTAGCCAACTTCCAGAAATTCCGTCACCCACTTCCTTTCCTCCGGTAAAAAGCCAGACGTTTTATGCTGCTTGCTGGGATTATGAATATCAATTTCAGTGTGGCAAATATTAAAGTCTCCACAAAAAACTGCGGGCTTTTCTCCTTCAACAACCTTTTTTCCAAAGCGGATGAAGTTATCCAAGAAATCCATTTTCATATCCTGGCGAATGTCACCTGTTGTTCCACTGGGGGCATAAATACTGAATACCCGGTAGTTTTCAAATTCAGCCATAATCACACGGCCTTCTTTGTCTATCCAATCTACTCCGAGACCTTGCTCAACTTTAATAGGCTTTTCTTTTGAGTAAATTGCTACTCCTGAATACCCCTTTTTCTCAGCGATGTGGTAGGATTCGTGATAGCCGAGTTCTTTAATCTCTTCTGGAACCTGCTCTTCAAGCGCGCGAAGCTCCTGAATACAAATAACATCGGGATTACTCTCTTCAACCCAGTCTATAAAACCTTTTCGATGTGCCGCCCTTATTCCATTTACGTTGTACGAGCTGATCTTTGTCAAAATGGGTTACTTGGCTTTAAGAATTCCGAAATTTCTCTTTCCAACTTTCAGGGAAAATTCATCCCCGTCAGAAAAGGTAATAGAGTGATTTTTGTCCGTGACTTTCTTGTCGTCAATACTAACACCACCCTGTTTAATCATGCGCTTAGTTTCTCCGTTACTTGGAGAAAAGCCGGTTTCAGCAACAATATCGAGCAGGCGAATTTCTTCTCCGGTTTCAAAATAGAATTCCGGTGCGTCGTCCGGCACTTCCTTGTTGATGACCGTTTGCTCGAAGTGGTTCTTTGCTCCTTTAGCAGCTTCCTCACCGTGATACATACGGACAATAGTGAACGCTAAATCATGTTTGGCATTTCTTGGATCGGTTTTAATCTTTTCTTTAATAGCCGGAAGTTCTGCAGTATCCACATCTGTAACTAACTCAAAATAGGTGTAAATCAAGTCATCCGGAATGGACAGGGATTTGCCATACATATCATTTGGCGCTTCGTTAATCCCGATGTAATTATCGTATGATTTGGACATTTTTGCCGAACCGTCGGTTCCCACCAACAGTGGCATCATCAAACAAACCTGAGGCTCTTGTCCATCTTCTTTTTGAAGCTGACGGCCTACCAAAAGGTTAAACTTCTGGTCGGTTCCGCCAAGCTCTACATCTGATTTCAGGTAAACGGAATCTTGTCCCTGAGCCAGTGGATATAAAAATTCGTGCAAAGAAATCGGCTCATTGCCTTCAAAGCGTTTTGAAAAATCATCCCGCTCAATCATTCGGGCAACCGTCAGTTTAGATGACAGCTTAATCACGTCCATGAAATCCATTTCGCCCAACCAATCGTTGTTGTTGGTCAATGTGAGTTTACTTTCATCCAGAATGCTATTAGCCTGTTCAATGTAGGTTTTGGCATTCTCTTTTACTTCTTCCAGCGTCAATGGTGGACGCGTTTTATTTTGGCCGGTTGGGTCGCCAATCATCGCCGTAAAACCACCAATAATCAAAATAACTTCATGCCCTAAATCCTGAAATTGTCTCATCTTCCTCAGGATAACGGAATGACCTAAATGGAGATCTGGACGAGTCGGATCAACCCCAAGCTTTATCTTAAGCGGCTTATTCTCTTTTCTTGATTTCTTAAGCTTCTCAACAAGTTCTTCTTCCGGAACAATCTCTGTGGTTCCTCGACGAATAATTTCAAGTTGTTCCTCTACAGGTAAAAATGACATCTAATTATCTGAGTTATCGTTTAAAAATGGAATGTTTTCTAATGGGTTATGATCGCTGATATTAGCTTTCAGCGTTTCTGTATAATTTTCAGCTCCCGGATAGACTAAAGCTACTCCGTTGTAAGTCAATGGAGCCAAGTAAATTACGTAGGGGTATAAATAGGAATCATTTCTAGCTTGTTCACCAGGTACATTAAAGCCGGCTAAAAGCAGAAGCACGGCACTAACCACCAATCCACTTTTCAAGGCTCCAAAAGTCGCTCCTAAAATCCGATTCACCATGCTAAGCTTTACGGCTTTCAGTAGTTCCTTGGTGGCATATGCTAATAGAGCTACTAAACCAATGGTTCCTATAAATAGAATAGCTCCAGAAACAAAGGGCACAAAAGATGCTCCCTCTTCAAAAAGGGGTGCAACCATTCCGGTAAAGGCATCCAGGTAGTTAAAGGTGAGGAAAACAGCCAGAATAATAGCTACAATATTGAGCACTTCTTTTACCAATCCATTCACTGCACCTTTGTAGCCAAAGTATAGAATAGGTGTGGCAATAATCAGATCCAGGATCAGCATTCGTTATCCCCCGAGCTCCTCTTTTACAACCCGGCTCACCATAGAACCATCGGCTTTTCCTTTCAGCTGCCCCATAAGTGGGCCCATTACTTTCCCCATATCCTGGATACCGGAAGCGCCAAGAGCTTTTATTTTATCCTGAACGATTTTTCGAACGTCATCCTCGTCCATCATTTCAGGAAGGTACTCTTCAATAATCTTAAGCTCCTCTTTTTCTTTCTCGGCTAAATCTTCACGACCACCTTCTTCAAACTGATCAATGGATTCTTTTCTTTGTTTGGCTGCTTTCATTAGCACTTCTACAGCCTGCTCATCATTAAGCTCTGCCTCTCCATCCTTTCGCTCACTGATTTCCTTTTCCATCAGTTTTGCTTTTAAAGATCTCAGCACCTGAAGGCGGTCTTTAGCCTTAGCCTTCATAGCTTCCTTGATGTCCGAAATAATTTGTTCTTTTATTGTCATGATTTCCTCCGTAGCTGAAAATAACCAAAAAAAAAGGTTACACAATCAAAATTGCGTAACCTTATATATTCCTTATGAATGAATTATCAGGATCTATTTTCTTTGATGTATTCATTAACATTTTCCTGATCCATCATCACCTCTTTGTAGGCATACTTTCCTTTATCATTCTTGGTAGAAATGATAACCTTTGCCATTTTGCGGTGAGCCGCTTTCGCTTGTAGTGCTTCTTGTCCAAATGATTGCTTCTTAGCCATAACTCTGGTTATTTAATTTCTTTGTGAACAGTATGTTTACGAAGAACCGGATTGTATTTTTTCAGTTCAAGTCTATCGGTAGTTGTTCTTCGGTTTTTAGTAGTAACGTAACGAGATGAACCGGGTTTTTCGGTGCATTCTAAGATTACCTGAACTCTGCTTCCTTTTGCCATAATTCTATACGTCTTTTATAAGAGTTCCTTTTTTCCGCGCGTCTTTCAATACTGCAGAAATTCCCTTCTTGTTAATTGTTCTTACAGTTTTCGCAGAAACTTTGAGTGTTACCCATTTGTCTTCTTCGGGTACGTAAAAACGACGCTTTTGTAAATTCAATTCAAAGCGATGTTTCGTTTTATTATTCGACTTAGAAGAACGGTATCCGTTCAAAGCTCCTTTTCCAGTAATATCGTCTTTTCGCGACATTGTTAATTCGGTTAATTCATAATGAAAATAGACACCAAAGATAGAGGTATAATCATCAAAGTTCAACGGCAGCTGGTATGAAAATTCTAATTATTAACATTTTCTCGAATTATCCACATTTCCGATCGCTTTTCTCTTGCTGAATTTCACCCCAGAAGCGACAGCTCTAATATTTTCAATAAAAACCCTTCCTTTTTTTGATTTTGCCCGCGCAAGCTATATTTTCAGGCGTTAACAAACTCATCTAAGAAAGCTATCACACCATACTTATGGCAAAAAAACAAGGTTCTGACTACAAGGCGTCAAACATACAGGTTTTGGAGGGTCTTGAAGCAGTACGGAAGCGCCCTGCAATGTATATCGGGGATACGGGTCAGCGCGGCCTTCACCACTTAATAAACGAGGTGGTCGACAACTCCATTGATGAAGCTCTTGCAGGCTATTGCGATCATATCATTGTAACTATTAATGAAGACGGCTCCATGACCATTGAAGATAATGGTCGCGGTATTCCGGTTGATACTCACGAGAAGCTGGGTATTCCCGCTGTTGAAGTTGTGCTTACCAAGCTACACGCTGGTGGTAAGTTTGATAAAGATACTTATAAAGTTTCCGGTGGACTTCACGGAGTGGGCGTTAGTTGTGTAAACGCTCTTTCAAGCCACTTTAGAGCTGAAATTCACCGTGATGGTGAAATCCATGTTATGGAGTTTGCGCACGGAGGCACTACAGTACCTCTATCTGTTAAAGGAAAAACAAAAGAGACCGGTACTAAAATCTCTTTCACTCCTGACGAAACTATTTTCACGCAGACTGTTGAATTTAAGTTCAACATTATTGCTGAGCGCATGAGAGAGCTGGCTTTTCTTAATCCTGAAATTACCATTGAACTTGTTGATGAGCGGGAAGAGGACGAAGAGCTCAAAAGCGAAACTTACCATTATGAAGGTGGAGTAAAAGACTTTGTTGATTTCCTTGATGAGCATCGCGAATCCATGCTCGACAAGCCAATCCATATAACCGGAGAGCTTGATGAAGTGCCCGTTGAAATTGCTATTTCTTACAACAACTCTTACTCAGAAAATGTACACTCTTATGTGAACAACATTAATACACGCGAGGGTGGAACACATGTTTCCGGTTTTCGCCGTGCATTAACTCGATCACTTAAATCGTATGCAGAGAAGAATAACCTGATTAAATCTAACAGTAAGATTTCTGTTTCAGGTGAGGATTTTCGTGAAGGAATGACGGCTGTATTGAGTGTTAAGGTTCAGGAACCTCAGTTTGAAGGTCAGACCAAAACCAAACTTGGGAACTCCGAAGTTCAAAGTGCGGCAGAGATTGTTGTTTATGATCAATTGAATGAATACCTGGAGCAAAATCCGAAGGCTGCTAAAAAAGTCATTCAAAAAGTAGTGCTTGCAGCCGAAGCTCGTGAAGCAGCTAGAAAAGCTCGTCAACTCGTTCAGCGTAAAAGTGTTATGAGCGGCGGCGGACTTCCTGGAAAACTGGCTGATTGCTCAATCAAAGATCCGGAACATTCTGAAATTTACCTGGTTGAGGGTGACTCTGCCGGTGGTTCTGCTAAGATGGGTCGTAATCGAAGCTTTCAAGCTATTCTTCCTCTGAGGGGTAAAATCTTAAACGTTGAGAAAGCCAAGATTAACCGCATTCTTGAGAACAAAGAAATCCAGGCTATGATTACTGCCTTTGGAACGGGAGTTGGCCATGGTGAAGAAGATTTCGAATTAGAGAAACTTCGTTATCATAAAATTATATTAATGACGGATGCTGATGTTGATGGTTCACACATTCGAACCTTACTTCTGACATTTTTCTACAGATATATGCGTCCGCTCATCGAGAATGGATTTATATACATTGCTACTCCTCCATTATATAGAATAACCACAAGCAAGGATCTTGAATACGCCTGGGATGATGCCACTCGCGATAAGCTTGTAAAAGAACTCAAGAAAACGCGTAAGAAATTCGACGTTTCCCGATATAAAGGACTGGGTGAAATGAACCCTGAACAACTTTGGGAAACTACGATGGATCCTGAAACGCGCACCCTTCAGCAAGTAACGATTGAAAGTGCCGCCGGAGCTGATAAACTTTTTTCCACCTTAATGGGTGGTGATGTAGAACCTCGCCGGGAATTCATTGAGCGTAATGCTAAGTACGCCACTATCGATATTTGATCCAATTAATCTGAATACAGACTAACCTTTTTTACTACCTGATTTATGGCCAGAGAAAAAATTATACCTATTACTATAGAAGACGAAATGCAGTCTTCCTACATCGATTATTCGATGTCGGTTATTGTATCCAGGGCTCTTCCTGATGTTAGAGATGGCTTAAAGCCTGTTCACCGACGTGCACTTTACGGAATGAACGACCTGGGGATGTATCATAATCGTAACTACAAGAAAAGTGCCCGTATTGTTGGTGAGGTTCTTGGTAAGTACCACCCTCACGGTGATACTGCTGTTTATGATTCCATTGTTCGAATGGTTCAGGATTTTTCGCTTCGCTACCCACTCGTTGACGGTCAGGGAAACTTTGGCTCCATTGACGGTGATAGCGCGGCTGCTATGCGTTATACTGAAGTCCGCATGGATCGCCTTTCAGAAGAACTTCTTTCTGACATCAACAAAGAAACGGTTGACTACCAGCCTAACTTTGATGATACCCTTGAAGAGCCAACCGTTCTTCCAAGTATGTTGCCGAATCTCCTGCTAAATGGAGCTTCCGGTATCGCTGTTGGTATGGCGACTAATATGGCTCCACATAATATGACGGAAGTCATTGACGGAGTTACCGCCTATATCGACAATCCGGATATCGAAATTAAGGCACTAATGGAACACATTACGGCTCCTGATTTCCCTACTGCTGGTATTATTTATGGATATGAAGGTGTTAAAAACGCTTATGAAACGGGTCGTGGTAAAGTAACGCTCCGTGCACGTGCCAATACTGAAGAGCTTCGTGGTAATCGTGAGCAAATCGTTATTACTGAGATTCCTTATCAGGTTAATAAAAGCACGCTTATTCAGAAAATTGCCTCTCTTGTAAATGATGAGAAGATTACTGAAATCTCAGAGGTTCGTGATGAGTCTGACAGAGAAGGAATTCGCGTTGTCATTATTTTGAAGCGATCTGCAAATGCAGGCGTTGTACTTAATCAATTATATAAGTACACCCAGATGCAGACTACTTTTGGTATTATCAACCTCGCCCTTGTAAAAGGCAGGCCAAAAGTAATGGATCTCAAAGAGCTGATTTATCACTTTGTAGAGCACAGAGTTGATATTATCATCCGACGTACCATGTATGACCTGGATCAAGCGGAAGCTCGGGCGCATATTCTTGAAGGTCTTAAAATTGCTCTTGATAACCTGGATGAAGTTATTAAAACCATTCGGGCATCTAATAATCCTTCAGAAGCTAACATTGAACTTCGTAAGAAGTTTGCCCTTACAGATATTCAGGCTAAGGCAATCCTGGACATGCGCTTACAAAAGCTTACCGGCTTAGAGCGTGAAAAGATTGATGGTGAATACAGAGAGATTATTGACAAAATTTCTGATTATCGCGAAATCTTATCTAACCGTGACAAGCAAACATCTATTATTAAGGAAGAGCTTGCAGATCTAAAAAAACGATATGGCGATGGGCGAAGAACTCAGGTAGTTCACTCTGCTGACGACTTCAACATCGAAGACATGATCGCGAATGAAGATGTCGTTGTGACTATTTCCAACAAAGGGTTTATAAAACGCATGCCCGTAAGTGGATATCGCCGACAGCGCCGTGGTGGAAAAGGAATGAAAGGCACCACAACCCGCGATGAGGAATATGTAGAACATTTATTCGTAGCCACAACCCACAACTATATTCTATTCTTTACAGAGAAAGGAATGTGTTACTGGTTGAAGGTTTATGAAATACCAGAAGGAGGTCGACTCGCAAGAGGTCGTGCTATTGTCAACCTTATCGAATTAGATAAGGATGATGCCATTAAAGCCTTTGTTCCGGTCAAAACCCTTGAAGATGAAGAGTACATTAACGAACACTCTATCATCATGGCCACAAAAGATGGGCAGGTTAAGAAAACTACCCTCGAGGCTTATAGTCGCCCAAGAAGGGATGGAATCATTGCTATCAACATTAAGGAAGGCGACAGCTTATTAGCTGCTGAGCTAACTGATGGTGAAAGTAATATCATTCTTGCCAACAAAAATGGTAGAGCTATACGATTCCACGAAAGTGACGTTCGAGATATGGGCCGAAACACTTCCGGTGTAAAAGGTATGACACTCGGCAAGAAAGATGAAATTGTGGACATGGTTGTCATTAAGAACACTCATGAAGCAACTGTTCTTGCAATGTCAGAAAACGGTTATGGTAAACGCTCTCTTGTAGATGATTACAGAGAACAATCAAGGGGCGGTAAAGGCGTTATTACATTGAAGATAACTCCTAAGACCGGTGACCTGATTGCCCTTAAAGAAGTTACCGATCATGATGATTTAATGATCATCACTGAGAAAGGGAAGGTAATTAGAATGAGTTGTGGAGGTATTCGAACAATGGGTCGAAATACTCAAGGTGTTCGAATCATGCGCCTCGACTCTGATGGTGCTATTGCAGCCGTAACAAGAGTTGTCAATGAAGAAGAAGGTGATGACGACGAAGGAGGAGAAGGCGATGAAGATTAATTTCTTCATTGAGTTTTTACTCTAAATAAATATCAAAAAAAGGGCTTCAATTTATTGAAGCCCTTTTTTATTACTCAAAATTTTATCCCCTAATCTTCTAACATTTTTTCCAGAAGAGCTTTTCTTTTTTCAACCAGTGCTTCAGGTTTTTCAATTTTCACTTTATTTCCAAACTGAAGAAGCCATTCATTGATATAGTCCAAATTATCAAATTCAAACTCTATCTTAATAATTTTAGAATTTCCGTCTTTTTTCTTAATTATTTTAGCCGGCAGATTCGCTTCTAACCGCCTCAACGCGCCCTCATTGACTTGTAGTATTATAGATTGAGAGCTCTCGTCAGAACGAAAAATTAACCCCTCTACGTCTAATTCTTTCTTTAGCTCGTATTTTTCTTCCAAAATTTGCACATCGTTTACTTCTTCGAGAATAAAATTCCGTATTTCTCCTCTCAAGTGGGATTTTCCAATGACATTCCAGTGATCCTGGTAAAACACTAAAATATACGGGTCAATTTTTCTTATCCCTTTTTCTCCTGACTTTGTTGTGTATTCAAATTGCATTCTTTTTTGCTGAGCTATAGCGCTGCTAATTAAATACCAACTTCCCCCTTTCTTTTTCTTGCCTCCAAATTTTAGAAATGGATCTACAATAGTGCGCCCCTCCAGGGAAGTCATAAAAGTTTTTAGTTCATCCGGAAGAACGTTCTTTATTTTGACCTCAACTCCTTTTGCGTCTTCTACTAGTCCCTGATCAACTTGAGACTTCACAAAATTCAGCCCTACCATTATGGTTGCAAGCTCTTTAGATGTAAACATTAACGGGGGAACCTTATAACCCTCAATTAAACCATACCCCGAATAGCGGTCCCAGGTTACCGGCACATTAATTTCTTGTAAAGCATTGAAATCTCGGAATATAGTTCGCCTGCTTACATCAAAACGCTCAGCCAGCTCGTCTACTGTTAATCGCTTCCCGGGCTGTTGAAGTAAAAGCATTAACTTGAGTCTTCTTTCTGAGCTATTCATCTTTTATTGTTTTGTGATTTCTACCATCGCCTTTCCTTCATAGAAAGAATGATTAAACCCCTTCTCCAAATCAACGACCTTAATACTTAGAGGCTCATTAATACCCTCGAGTTCTTCTTCAACTTCTTCTCCACCCTTCAAAAGAACAATCGAAGTCCACGGCTTTTCACCCAAAAGATCTATAAGATCGTTAACCTTAAAAGCGTGCTTTGACACTACCACCCCTCCTTTCGGGATGTCGACCTTTTTAATTGAAACCGTGCTAGAGCTAATGTTGCTCAACCCTATCCCTGTAGCCATATGCTTACAAGCCATAACTTTCTTGGAAACAATATCATTTAGCATTATATGCTTTGAAGGATAAGTAATTGCCAGAGGGATACCCGGTAGCCCCCCACCGGTACCCGAGTCTATAATCAACTTGCTTTCCTTGAACAACTTAGACTGGGTCACCACAAGTGAATGCTCTACATGATGTGTTATTGTTTCACGTGAAACATCCCGGCTTATAAGGTTCACTCTTTTGTTCCACCACATTAACCGGTCAATGTACTCGCTAAGGTTTTGCTTATTCGCCTGCCACAAAGCATGAACCCCCGCGACGTGCTCGGGTTTAAATTCCTCGCGAATAATTTCATGTTTCACGTGAAACACCTTTAGTTTTTGAGGTAAACCATCAGTACAGAGAGGTCGCTGGCCGATACGCCGCTAATCCTGCTGGCCTGTCCAATTGTTTCGGGCTTTATTTTCGATAGCTTCTGCGCACCCTCTGTTGATAAGCTCTTGATGTTAGAGTATTCGACTTGTTCTGGGATGTTCATATTCTCCTGTTTCTCCATCTCCCTCACCATCTCGAATTCTT comes from the Balneola sp. genome and includes:
- the gyrB gene encoding DNA topoisomerase (ATP-hydrolyzing) subunit B: MAKKQGSDYKASNIQVLEGLEAVRKRPAMYIGDTGQRGLHHLINEVVDNSIDEALAGYCDHIIVTINEDGSMTIEDNGRGIPVDTHEKLGIPAVEVVLTKLHAGGKFDKDTYKVSGGLHGVGVSCVNALSSHFRAEIHRDGEIHVMEFAHGGTTVPLSVKGKTKETGTKISFTPDETIFTQTVEFKFNIIAERMRELAFLNPEITIELVDEREEDEELKSETYHYEGGVKDFVDFLDEHRESMLDKPIHITGELDEVPVEIAISYNNSYSENVHSYVNNINTREGGTHVSGFRRALTRSLKSYAEKNNLIKSNSKISVSGEDFREGMTAVLSVKVQEPQFEGQTKTKLGNSEVQSAAEIVVYDQLNEYLEQNPKAAKKVIQKVVLAAEAREAARKARQLVQRKSVMSGGGLPGKLADCSIKDPEHSEIYLVEGDSAGGSAKMGRNRSFQAILPLRGKILNVEKAKINRILENKEIQAMITAFGTGVGHGEEDFELEKLRYHKIILMTDADVDGSHIRTLLLTFFYRYMRPLIENGFIYIATPPLYRITTSKDLEYAWDDATRDKLVKELKKTRKKFDVSRYKGLGEMNPEQLWETTMDPETRTLQQVTIESAAGADKLFSTLMGGDVEPRREFIERNAKYATIDI
- a CDS encoding tyrosine--tRNA ligase; protein product: MSFLPVEEQLEIIRRGTTEIVPEEELVEKLKKSRKENKPLKIKLGVDPTRPDLHLGHSVILRKMRQFQDLGHEVILIIGGFTAMIGDPTGQNKTRPPLTLEEVKENAKTYIEQANSILDESKLTLTNNNDWLGEMDFMDVIKLSSKLTVARMIERDDFSKRFEGNEPISLHEFLYPLAQGQDSVYLKSDVELGGTDQKFNLLVGRQLQKEDGQEPQVCLMMPLLVGTDGSAKMSKSYDNYIGINEAPNDMYGKSLSIPDDLIYTYFELVTDVDTAELPAIKEKIKTDPRNAKHDLAFTIVRMYHGEEAAKGAKNHFEQTVINKEVPDDAPEFYFETGEEIRLLDIVAETGFSPSNGETKRMIKQGGVSIDDKKVTDKNHSITFSDGDEFSLKVGKRNFGILKAK
- a CDS encoding DUF4295 domain-containing protein; translated protein: MAKKQSFGQEALQAKAAHRKMAKVIISTKNDKGKYAYKEVMMDQENVNEYIKENRS
- a CDS encoding DNA gyrase subunit A — protein: MAREKIIPITIEDEMQSSYIDYSMSVIVSRALPDVRDGLKPVHRRALYGMNDLGMYHNRNYKKSARIVGEVLGKYHPHGDTAVYDSIVRMVQDFSLRYPLVDGQGNFGSIDGDSAAAMRYTEVRMDRLSEELLSDINKETVDYQPNFDDTLEEPTVLPSMLPNLLLNGASGIAVGMATNMAPHNMTEVIDGVTAYIDNPDIEIKALMEHITAPDFPTAGIIYGYEGVKNAYETGRGKVTLRARANTEELRGNREQIVITEIPYQVNKSTLIQKIASLVNDEKITEISEVRDESDREGIRVVIILKRSANAGVVLNQLYKYTQMQTTFGIINLALVKGRPKVMDLKELIYHFVEHRVDIIIRRTMYDLDQAEARAHILEGLKIALDNLDEVIKTIRASNNPSEANIELRKKFALTDIQAKAILDMRLQKLTGLEREKIDGEYREIIDKISDYREILSNRDKQTSIIKEELADLKKRYGDGRRTQVVHSADDFNIEDMIANEDVVVTISNKGFIKRMPVSGYRRQRRGGKGMKGTTTRDEEYVEHLFVATTHNYILFFTEKGMCYWLKVYEIPEGGRLARGRAIVNLIELDKDDAIKAFVPVKTLEDEEYINEHSIIMATKDGQVKKTTLEAYSRPRRDGIIAINIKEGDSLLAAELTDGESNIILANKNGRAIRFHESDVRDMGRNTSGVKGMTLGKKDEIVDMVVIKNTHEATVLAMSENGYGKRSLVDDYREQSRGGKGVITLKITPKTGDLIALKEVTDHDDLMIITEKGKVIRMSCGGIRTMGRNTQGVRIMRLDSDGAIAAVTRVVNEEEGDDDEGGEGDED
- a CDS encoding glutamyl-tRNA amidotransferase, with translation MTIKEQIISDIKEAMKAKAKDRLQVLRSLKAKLMEKEISERKDGEAELNDEQAVEVLMKAAKQRKESIDQFEEGGREDLAEKEKEELKIIEEYLPEMMDEDDVRKIVQDKIKALGASGIQDMGKVMGPLMGQLKGKADGSMVSRVVKEELGG
- the rpmB gene encoding 50S ribosomal protein L28, translated to MSRKDDITGKGALNGYRSSKSNNKTKHRFELNLQKRRFYVPEEDKWVTLKVSAKTVRTINKKGISAVLKDARKKGTLIKDV
- the rpmG gene encoding 50S ribosomal protein L33, yielding MAKGSRVQVILECTEKPGSSRYVTTKNRRTTTDRLELKKYNPVLRKHTVHKEIK
- the xth gene encoding exodeoxyribonuclease III; the encoded protein is MTKISSYNVNGIRAAHRKGFIDWVEESNPDVICIQELRALEEQVPEEIKELGYHESYHIAEKKGYSGVAIYSKEKPIKVEQGLGVDWIDKEGRVIMAEFENYRVFSIYAPSGTTGDIRQDMKMDFLDNFIRFGKKVVEGEKPAVFCGDFNICHTEIDIHNPSKQHKTSGFLPEERKWVTEFLEVGYHDVFRQLHPEKEDLYSWWSYRAASKDRNKGWRIDYHLATSALAEKAKVAEIEKKWDISDHAPVSITYEV
- a CDS encoding transcriptional regulator; amino-acid sequence: MNSSERRLKLMLLLQQPGKRLTVDELAERFDVSRRTIFRDFNALQEINVPVTWDRYSGYGLIEGYKVPPLMFTSKELATIMVGLNFVKSQVDQGLVEDAKGVEVKIKNVLPDELKTFMTSLEGRTIVDPFLKFGGKKKKGGSWYLISSAIAQQKRMQFEYTTKSGEKGIRKIDPYILVFYQDHWNVIGKSHLRGEIRNFILEEVNDVQILEEKYELKKELDVEGLIFRSDESSQSIILQVNEGALRRLEANLPAKIIKKKDGNSKIIKIEFEFDNLDYINEWLLQFGNKVKIEKPEALVEKRKALLEKMLED